One region of Candidatus Baltobacteraceae bacterium genomic DNA includes:
- the rpsL gene encoding 30S ribosomal protein S12, whose product MPTISQLVRKGRQKAEKKVKTPAFRVIQTGPKPGHPDLPLRTFEVAGNPQRRGVCTQVKTVTPKKPNSALRKVARVRLTNGEEVTAYIPGIGHNLQEHSVVLVRGGRVKDLPGVRYHIIRGTLDTSGTANRKQGRSKYGAKRSVKK is encoded by the coding sequence GTGCCCACTATTAGTCAGTTGGTTCGCAAGGGCCGCCAGAAGGCCGAGAAAAAGGTCAAAACCCCGGCGTTCCGCGTCATTCAGACCGGACCCAAGCCGGGCCATCCTGACCTGCCTTTACGCACGTTCGAAGTTGCGGGTAACCCGCAGCGCCGCGGCGTCTGCACGCAAGTGAAGACCGTGACCCCGAAGAAGCCGAACTCGGCACTTCGTAAGGTCGCCCGCGTCCGCTTGACCAACGGCGAAGAAGTGACGGCATACATCCCCGGCATCGGACACAATTTGCAGGAGCACTCCGTGGTGCTCGTGCGCGGCGGACGCGTCAAGGATCTTCCGGGCGTGCGCTACCACATCATCCGCGGAACGCTCGACACATCGGGTACCGCCAATCGCAAGCAAGGCCGCTCCAAGTACGGCGCCAAGCGTTCCGTGAAGAAATAA